Sequence from the Fulvivirga ligni genome:
GGTGAGCTATTAGTAACTGCCTACCCTGAAGCTAATTATGCAGCGTTTTGTGAAGCTATGTCAGATAATGTGGAGGATAACCCTTCCGGTGGCCAGGATCAGCGAAACTCTGATGCCTATTTTTGGAGAGATGGGCTGTCTACCGCTCAGGATTCACCAGAATTTTACTGGAACTCTTGCTATGCAGCCATTGCAGCGGCCAACCATGCCCTGAAAGCCATAGAACAGGCAGAAAATCCTGAGGAATATAGTGCAGAATACGGTGAGGCATTGGTAGCCAGAGCTTATTCTCATTTTATGCTGGTGAATTTATTTGCCAAAATGTATAACCCTAACTCTGCCACTTATGATCTCGGCATTCCATATGTGACTGACCCTGAGACGGTTTCATTAAAAACCTATGAGAGGAATACGGTAGCTTATGTTTATGAAATGATCGAGAAAGATCTTTTGGAAGGGTTGCCACTAATAGACGACAAAGCCTATGAAACAGGTGATGCCACCGGTGTGATCAAATATCATTTCTCTAAATCTGCTGCTAACGCCTTTGCTGTTAGGTTCTACCTTTTTACAAAGGATTATGACAAGGTGATAGATTATGCTGAAAGGGTGCTGGGTTCAGGTGAATTTGCAGATTATTTAAGGCCATGGAATACTGATTATAAATCACTTTCAGCACAGGAGCTGGCCAATATTTATACCAGATCATCTGAAAGAACGAACCTTTTATTGAGCGAAACATTGACCGAGTGGCCAAGAAGGTTCAACAGCTTTAGGTTTTCGACCGGAGCCATTAAGTATCAGGAGCTGTTTCCTAATCCAAGTGGCGGAATATTCGCCTTTTCGACCTTTTACACATCTAGCGGCATCTATTTCATCAATAAATTCAAAGAGCATTTTGTGCGTACCGGCAATAATGCCAACACAGGTTATCCATACATGATGCTGCCTTTGTTTACAGTAGAAGAAGTGCTGCTCAGCAGAGCGGAAGCCTATGCTTTCAAAAATGAATTCCATGAGTCGCTGGCAGATTTAAATATCTGGATCTCCAAGCGCATCAATAACTATAATCCGGAGGTGCACCAGCTTACTTTTAACAGGCTCTATGAATTCTATCAGTATAACATAAATCAGCAGAATTTGGTGGCTGCTGCCTTGCATTTCAGACAGGTAGAGTTTTTACATGAAGGCATGCGCTGGTTTGATATACGCAGACATCATATTCCGGTGGTTCACACTACCAGCAATGGTGAAACCTACGAGCTAAAGGCTGATGATGCGCGAAAAACGCTTCAAATTCCGCAAGAGGCCATGACCATAGGAGGTCTTCAACCCAATCCCAGATAACCCACTTAAAGCAGAGATATGAATTTTAAGAAATATATAATTTATGCGGTGGCAATAATACTATCTGCCACCTCCTGTGATGATCCCTATAATGATTCATTAAACGGTGACGCAGAATACGTGAATAATGATCCCAACCAAGAGCCTACTGAGCTGGATAACTGGTTGGCCACAAACTTTACCAGTCCATTCAATATAGAAGTGAAATACCGATGGGATGCTTCGGAACTGAATATTAATAAAACTTTGGTGCCGCCAGAGGCCAGCAAAGTGCAGGGAGTTATGGAGGTAGTGAGAAAAGTATGGATTGACCCATATATCTCACTGGCCGGAGATGCCTTCATTAAAACATACTCGCCTAAACAATTTATGCTGGTAGGCAGCCCGGAATATAACTTTGATGGTACCATAAAACTAGGTACCGCGGAGGGAGGTAGAAAAGTGGTGCTTTATGTGGTAAACAGCTTTGAGCAAACAGATCAGTATTCTGTAAAGCAGCTTATCCATACCATTGAGCATGAGTTTGGCCATATTCTACACCAAACCAATTCGTATCCTTCTGAATTTAAGGAGATTACGCCTGGAGATTACACTGCCAACTGGAATCTGGTGTCATTGCAGGAGGCCCGTGCTCGTGGCTTTATCACCAGTTATTCTATGCTTTCTCCGGATGAAGACTTCGTGGAAATGATCTCAATGATGTTGGTAGAAGGAAAAGAGGCTTATGAGGCTATTTTGGAATGTGAGACCGGGGCCGCAGGTAGAGCTATTTTGAGAAAGAAGGAAGAGCTGGTAGTGAAATACTTTGCAGAAACTTATGGCATAGATTTTTATCAGCTGCAGACAGAAGTACAGTCGGCCATAAATGAGATTGCACCATCTAATGGTGAAGGTGATGGAGATGAGGAGCCAGCGCCACTTCAGGAATTGTGGGGGCAGGGTAAAGAATATACTGCGCTTTATTATGATTTGAGCACTTTGGTGCAGCCTGATGATGTTATAGCCAGATATAATTATGACAACAACCTGCTCCATCAGCAAGGATATGCCCTTGACTATAATTTCAAGCTGTTTTATGCTGAGGATGGTACCTTAACGCTTACGCTATATTATCATACCATCAACACCTCTAACCAAGAGTATTATGAGGCTAATTTTTGGTTTTTCGTGCCAGAAGGACCTGAGGAAAGCACCAGAACTTTATACTATAATGGTGGCGATATGAACAGCGGCTTCCTGGAATATGATGTACAGGCCACGGGCATTTTGAGCTTTTTCGCCAACAGAACCTTTAATCTGAGCTGGGAACAATCGTGTAATGGAGATTACTATCCTACACTTTCCTTCGCTGATTCTCCTGACAATTATATACTAGGAATTCTGGGCAACTAAACTGAAGAAATTATGAAGAAATTATTTTATTATATCAGCATCTGTTTTCTTTCAATAAGCGTGTTTAGTTGTGATAATGACTATGATACTATTTTTGAAGAGACACCAGATCAGCGATTGCAACAGGCTTTGGATGAGTACAATAGCCTGATTATCAATGCTCCACAAGGGTGGAAAGCAGAGCTAACCACTGGAATTAACAGAACCTATTTTTATTATTTTGATTTTAATGAGGATGGCACTGTTACTATGGTTTCTGATTTCAGCCAGACCACAGCCGGAACCCCTGCCAGTAGCTCCTGGGTAATAAAAGCATTGCAAAAGCCTACTTTAAGCTTCAACACTTATTCCTATATCCACCTTCCGGCAGATCCTGAGGGCGATGTGAATGGCGGGGCTAATGGTGAAGGATTGATTTCAGATTTCGAATTCAGCTTTAGTAGTGTCAGTGAAGACAGTGTGATCCTAACAGGTGTGCAGCGTTGTGCTTCTCTGAAGTTGACGCCTGCTACTGAAAATGAAAGGAGCGCTATTCTGGATCAGGAGATTCTAAATGTGCTGGACGGTGTAGTGCAAACAACGGCTGCTCACAAAAGCATGAAAATGGTACTTCCCGATGGTGATGAGGTGCCGGTGGTAATCGATGTAGCGCAAAGGGTTTTCGGAGCGCAATATCAATCGGAAAATGGAGGTGATATATTGTCATTTCAAACAGGATTTAATTTTGAAATTGAAGGTATCAAGTTGAGTCATCCCTTTGAGATTAAAGGTTATACCATCCAATACTTATTCTGGGATGGTGAGCAATCGCAGATCACTGTAGATTTGGATGGTGAAACTCGTGTGGTTGGCTTTGATGAACCGTTTATTTTCGAGGTGAGCACACCGCTTTCTGGTGAGTTGGGTGAAGCTTATGCCGGGGTTTTGATCCCACAGGGTTCAGGCGAGAATCCGCTAAGTGGCCAGTCTGATAGCTTTATTGCATCTTATAATGCCGCCGCCAGTTACATGGCCTCAGGTCCTTATCAGCTTACTTTGAGGGAGATGGAGCTGAATTTTGATGCTTCTGCCAAAACCATGAATCTAAATGTGTATATATCACAAACCAATAACGGTAGTACTTCCATCTTCCTGGCTCAATATGGCTACTCTTATAGTGTTGATGCTGATGGACTTATCAAATTCAGCTTCTTAGGAGCCAACGACAACGGCTGGTTGATTTATGGTGATTTGTACGATATTTTATTTCATATAGAAAGCGACAATTTTAGCACAGAGTATATCGGCGGTGACCTGAATCTTATCGGTGGATTTTTTAGTGAAGAAAGTCCGGAATTTTACTTTTCAGGCTATCTGCTGAGAGACATGTAATTAAATTTAACTCAACGAAAATGTTAAAAAGAGATTATTTTAAAATATTGATATTGCTGTATATCATCCTTCTGGTAGTATCTGCATGCAGCGATGATGATGCTCATACTGATCAAGAGGGTGTGAATCAAATCATAGGTGAATGGAAAGCGGTGGAGGTAAGCAAAGACGGTGATGCTGATGACAGATTTGATGACTTTAAACTGAGTATTTCAGCTGATGCCATGACAACCTCTGGTGATCCTGACTCAATATTTCCGGTAGGGAATTATGAGGTGAAGGACACGGAGAAGTCATTTTATATTAAATGCGACCAGGTGGATATGACAGTACAACCGGACGGTGATAAGTTGTATGTCAGCTTTGTTAAGTCTGCTACAGCTTCCGGCGGTAAGGTAAATGCAGTAGATGGGGAATATTACTTTACTCTTGAAAAAGAAACCAATTAAGGTAATAGTGATATCTTGAATGAAAGGGTGGTAAGTAGCCACCCTTTTTTTATAGGTTTCGTATAATCAGAATATCTGAAGCCTTTCATGAACATTAAATCATTCTTACCCTGCGCTCAGCTACAGCCTTTTATTAAATCATTTTTGATTATAGAAACGCATGCTTCGGAGGCAGTTAATACGGTATTCCCCGATACCTCATTAGTCATGGCACTCAGGTATAAGGGCAAGGTGAGTTATTCTGTGAATAATGATGCTAATGACTTACCTACTATGGTGCTCACCGGACTGAGGCGATCAGCCAGAAAGATGCATTATGAGCTTAACACGGGAAATATCCTCATCATTTTTAAAACAGGTGGTGCCAGGCAGTTCTTTCGAGAACCTTTACATCTGCTTTTTGAAAGCTCAGAACCACTGGATTCCCTTGACGGATGTTCTGGACGTAACCGTCTAGAAGATCAATTATCTGGCGCTGAAAGTCATGCGCATAGAATTCAAATTATTCAGCAATTTCTGCTTTCTCGCTTCAGGAAGCTTGAAAATGATAGCCTTGTAGACGCCGCCGTTCAGAAAATATCGAATACTAAAGGATTAATTCGAGTGACAGAATTGTCTAATGAACTTTGCATTAGTGTCGATGCTTTTGAAAAGCGATTTAGAGAAGCTGTAGGTACTACTCCCAAGCGGTTTTCTAATGTTATCCGGTTGCAGAATGTGGTGAAAAGCCATTCGAAAACCAAAACCCTGTCTGAGCTGGCCCTGGATGCGGGCTACTTTGATCAGCCTCATTTTAATAAAGACTTTAAGATATTCACAGGCCAGACCCCCTCTGAGTTTGCAGCCCGCCCCATTTTTTGGTAATCACTGATTTTTTACAAGACTTTCGTCATGTGCTGATAGAATTTTGTAAAAACAAATATTCAAAACCATGACAGTTAAACTAACAATGCTTTTAGTAATCCTTGTAGGAGGTGTTGCTTATGCTCAAACTGCTAAAAATCAGAATGATATGAATAAAAATGAAATCACCGTCTTCGTTGATCGGTTCTATGTGCCGAAAGAGGCAATAGTGGAGTTTAAAGAAAGAACGAAAATTAACAGAAAATTCATTGAAGCGCTAGATGGCTTTATTGAACATGCTGCCTATGAATCTTATAACGATGATGGTAATCTTACCCTGATTACCATCGCGAAATGGGAGAGCATGGAGGCCATTCAAAAGGCCAAACAAAAAGTGCAACAAAAGTATAAAGAGGAGGGGTTTGACTTAGCACGGATGCTCAAAAGACTAAACATTACCATGGAGCGAGGACTGTTTAAAGAAGAGGAGCTTTAGTTAAGTTTAAAACTTATTAGCCCTTTAATTGGCCGCTCGGCATATTTTAAAGTATAAGAACGCTAATGTCCGTTATAAATCATGGACGTTATAAATTATATTTTAAAATGAAGATGAAGCAAAATTTACTCGTAGTTGCAGCTGTTTTATTAAGTTCCTTTACTTATGCTCAGGAAGCATTAACCCCTGAAAATATTAAGTTAGATGCCTCAAAAATTAAAGATCAATCCTACCAGCAAAAGTGGTTTTTTATTAGAGACACCACAAAAATGGAGATCGGAAGCATAAAGGTAGACATAAATAAGAAAGGAGATGAACTGACGGTAATAACACATGTAGAGCTTAACCAAATGAAAGGTGCGACCTGGGTAGACAGCGCAGTGGCTAAGCTCCCATATATGGCTCCGGTGTATCATTCCAGCTATAATCCTCAAAGGGATATGGTGCTGCATTATGGCGATGATGTCACCGGCTATTATTTAGATAAATCCACCAATACCAAAACAGAAATTAATGATGCCGTTGAAGGAAAATACTTCGATAGTAATTTATACACCAACTTTATCCCCTGGCTGCCGCTAAATGAAGGTTATCAGACAAAATTCACCATTTATGACTACAACCCATCCGCCTCAGGCCTTATGACGGCCGTGGTGTCTGGTGTGGAGAAAGGAGAATATCGTACCGAGAAAGCAGGAAAACGCCCCGTCTGGGTGGTGACAGTCTCCGATAATATTGGAGGCGGTAAAAACGACCAAAAGTTATACATAGATCAGGAAACCCGACAAATATGGCAGCAACAAATATCTGCAGGTGGCCGATTGATGCTATTGAAAACGGTGGAGGATTAAAAGTTCAAAAGTACAACCATCCGATGGCTTGGAGCCATCGGATGGTTAATCAAGGGCACGGAGGATCTATAGCTACTGATCCTAAAATTTCATAGTCAGATTCGTATTGCCATCTGGCTAAAACCGCCTTTGCATATGCTGATCTAATGGCTTTGTGTGTGCCATCAAGCTGTATAATGTCAGTAGTATCTACAACTGGTTTATTTAGATTTAATTCCCTGGCAAATAGTAAAACCTCATCCTTTAAATATTGCACATCCATATTTTTTGATGAATCTATACGTTCAGCAATCTCATACTGGAACCTATGAATCTTTTCCAGCCTATTTCTGATCTCTAAAATCTCAGCGCTCTGAATTTCAAAAGATTCCATGTCACTCTTTAATCTCCCCAGTGCTTTGGCGGATTCCATGAGGATTATTTCTCTTTCTTTTTTAAGTTCTAAGTTAATTGATTTGTAATTACTTGAATTACAATTGAATAGGAGGAGTGTGATGACTAAGCTGGTAATTTTACTCATTGGGAGGTATAGGGCGGTTTATATTTTTTATATATTAACTTTTGTTGGATGGGAAATTTATACTAAAAAATATTAAAGAATAAACTATGGGAGATTATAAAGCATCTAATTTTCTGCCGTTTGGAAAAGATGAATTATTTGATTTATCAAGTGAATATATTTTATATTTAATCAAACGTTGTGGCTTCTTTGAAAAAGAAATATGTTCAGCAGCAGAACGTATCTGTGGTGATTTATCAAAAATTCAATCTATTGAATTTAAAGAATTACTAGCGTTGGTTGAATGTTATCTGGATTATTATTGCAAAGTTGTGAAGGCAATAAAATTATTTTCTGGTGAAAATGTTGGTAAAGTGGAGTCTAAAAGAAAGATATATGATCATTATGACTATAAATTGAATAGACCCTTACATTCAGATGTGCTTCATGGGGTCCGTAATACTCTTCAACATTTTGAAGAAAGACTGCAGGAGTTTGATGAGCAAATTGATCCCTTAGCGGAATTACAATTTTCCGATACTGAGATTAATTGGAGCCTAAGGTTTGGGAAAGGAGGATTTTCTATTAATAGGGCAAATTCTAAAGTAGATATCTCCCCAAAGCTGGAGAACCTAACATTCAAATCATACTTAGTGAGTCATAAGAAAATTGAAGAGACATCAGTTAATTTGGAACATGTCAAAATTGACTTGGAAAATATAGAGCAAATCCTTGAGAAAAATTTAGAAGAGAGGGTTAAAGAATACAATTTAAGAGTTCCTTCTCCGAGAGGAGGAGGCATTGAAGAAATTGGAAGTACTACTGCAAGAATTCGTTGGGATGGAGTTGAGGAATGACTCTATAGACTCATCTGACAAATTAATCCCCCTCAGAGTCACTCACAGAGGACTCTGAGGGGGGTATGATTAAGCTCTCTGGCGCACACATGAAAGGAATAATCGCTGCCCACCAAATGAATCAAACCGTCAAAATCATAAACCAATCCATATGAATGTGAAATTTGAAGCAGGAATTAATATTGCCATAAAAATTCCTAAAAGTAAATACGAAAAAACGGTTGCTTTCTACAGGGATATTCTAAAACTGGAGGTCGAGGAAAAGCCTATTGATAATCCCACTGTTTCGAAAACGCATGAAGTAAAGTTTGGGAACAATATAATCTGGTTGGACTGCGTCGACAATTACACCCATTCAGAAACATGGTTGCAGCTTAAAGTAGGTGACGTGGAAGTCGCAACCCATTATCTGGAATCAAAAGGAGTAGAAACTTGTGACGAACTTGAAGCGCTTCCTGAAAATATGCATTGGATTCAGGATCCGGCAGGAACAGTATTTAACTTGCAACAGAGGGAAAACGATTAACTAAGATTCTCAGAGTCCTCTGCGAGTGACTCTGAGAAGGTTGAAGAGTCACTCGTGGAGGACTCTGATGTACTTATGGTATAAAATAAAAATCCTTTAGATTCATTCGCATAAAAACCACTTATTAAAAATGAAGAAACTTTATTTAATCATTTTAATATTTGTCTTTTCAACTATCATTTATCCACAAGTTCAAAAAAGAATTGAATCGGTTGATAATAAAATAATACTTGCTTGTGCCAATTTTTCTGGCTCAAATATTCTGACTGGGCTAAAAGTATATTTTAGGATAGTTACCGAAAATGATAAGGAAAACAACACTATTACCTTATGCAAATCCGCTAATAATCTTCAGCTTTATAAGCTTGACAAAGATAATGGAGGACACCCAAGTCAAAATTACTTTGTATTTGATACTGATGATAATTCAGTTGAAAGCCTGAGCAAGATTGACGTTTTAATAGATTCTGTAAAAAATGGGCATTTATCCAATGATGAAGCACTTCAGAAATTGCGATATTATCAAATTGATCTCAATCTTTTTAATCAATTATACATTGAAGCTTCTAATGAAAATAAAATGAAAGAATATGCCAAACTTTATACTTCTGGCAATGAAAGCTTCAAAGAACTAAAAAATCAAAATGATATTCTCGAAATACTAAAATTTTGGCCGAAATCCGAACGCCTTGTATTAGACCTAGCTTTAGGTGACTCCACAAATATTATTACAGATTTCTCCTTTATTGATTCTTTATCAAATAATGATTTTTTGAGTTGGGATTTAAAAAGTGGCGTATTGAAATATTCCTTTGGGTTCAAAAAATCTGCTATTGAAACAGTTGAAATAAATGATATGGGGTTGATTGGTAATGAAAGAACTTTTGAATTATAAATACACAAGTGGTAACAAGACTTGTGCGTATGCCCTTCGCGATACCAGTCCCCCTCAGAGTCACTCGTAGAGGACGCTGAGGTGTTTTTATGATTAACCTCACTAAACCAGAATTCTAATCAATGTTTAGTATAAATAAACTCCAGCAACTTAAAATCTCTCAAAATTGGAAAATAAGGAGAAATGTGTTCTTTGATATTGATCCAAGTGACGAATTATCTGAAGATTATAAGTTTTGTAATATTTATTGCCAGGAAGATTTGCTATGGATGTCTTATTTTGATTATAATCTTGTTTTGGGATGGTACGGTGCTGATGATTTAGATGATGAAAATACTGGATTTATGCTGGTATTATATAGAGGAGAAGATTGGAATAACAGTGAATTATTGGAGCTAAAAAGAACAAAATCAAAGAAGGACATAGTTGACAAAATAGAGGAAATATCAGAAGTTGTGATTTCAGGTTTTTTCGATGATAAGAAAGGATATGAAATATCTGAAAATCAGGCCGATTATAGATATATTGGGCAGCACCGTAACTATTCGGTGATGAATAACTTTAATGAACTTTTAAAATAGAAATGGGTGGTAATAGAACCGTCATATAGTATGCTAATGAAAATGCTCTTAATTGCTAATCTGATTATATTTTCTTTATGTGGAAATGTCCTAGCGCAGAAAATAGAAAACTATCGTGATAATTTGCAGAAAGGTTACGATCAATTAGAAATATCCGAGTTTGACAAGGCTAGTCTGGCTTTTACTAATGTTATTGATGCGTTTCATGAGGATGAACAAGCATTTGCTAAAAAATTATACCTTGGAAATGGCTTGACAAATGAGGAAATGGATCAATTTGTCGAAATATCGATTTATTATACTCAGGCGTTGTATCTAAGTGGAGTAATTGATTTAACACTCAATCGTCCTTATGAAGCAATATATAAATTAAGTGCTGTCATGGACTTTGATAGCACCAATGTAGATGCGATGGCAGCACTTTCATATATATATACTCAAATATACCAATACCCACGAGCACTGGAAATTATCACGAATGCATTGAACCTCAAACCTGATAACGTAGATTTTCTTATGGACCGTGCCAGTATACTAGGGAATCTGAAGATGTATGATGTCGCAATTGAGGACATTGATAAAGCAATTAGCATTGATGATTATTGCTCAGATTGTTAGGAAAACAGAGGGTATTACAAGTTAGAGAGCAACAATTATTCAGAAGCTGTTGCTGATCTCGACAAAGCTTTATCACGAGCACCCAATGATGCATATGTGTTAAATAATAAAGGCTTCGCTTTATTTAATCTTGGTAAAACTAAAGAGGCTATTCAATTGATTAATCAATCAATTGAGTTGGATCAAACTAATTATTATG
This genomic interval carries:
- a CDS encoding RagB/SusD family nutrient uptake outer membrane protein, translating into MNRYSAILYFILLFLGGCDDFLSQTPDGRTKLDTREKIGELLVTAYPEANYAAFCEAMSDNVEDNPSGGQDQRNSDAYFWRDGLSTAQDSPEFYWNSCYAAIAAANHALKAIEQAENPEEYSAEYGEALVARAYSHFMLVNLFAKMYNPNSATYDLGIPYVTDPETVSLKTYERNTVAYVYEMIEKDLLEGLPLIDDKAYETGDATGVIKYHFSKSAANAFAVRFYLFTKDYDKVIDYAERVLGSGEFADYLRPWNTDYKSLSAQELANIYTRSSERTNLLLSETLTEWPRRFNSFRFSTGAIKYQELFPNPSGGIFAFSTFYTSSGIYFINKFKEHFVRTGNNANTGYPYMMLPLFTVEEVLLSRAEAYAFKNEFHESLADLNIWISKRINNYNPEVHQLTFNRLYEFYQYNINQQNLVAAALHFRQVEFLHEGMRWFDIRRHHIPVVHTTSNGETYELKADDARKTLQIPQEAMTIGGLQPNPR
- a CDS encoding zinc-binding metallopeptidase, giving the protein MNFKKYIIYAVAIILSATSCDDPYNDSLNGDAEYVNNDPNQEPTELDNWLATNFTSPFNIEVKYRWDASELNINKTLVPPEASKVQGVMEVVRKVWIDPYISLAGDAFIKTYSPKQFMLVGSPEYNFDGTIKLGTAEGGRKVVLYVVNSFEQTDQYSVKQLIHTIEHEFGHILHQTNSYPSEFKEITPGDYTANWNLVSLQEARARGFITSYSMLSPDEDFVEMISMMLVEGKEAYEAILECETGAAGRAILRKKEELVVKYFAETYGIDFYQLQTEVQSAINEIAPSNGEGDGDEEPAPLQELWGQGKEYTALYYDLSTLVQPDDVIARYNYDNNLLHQQGYALDYNFKLFYAEDGTLTLTLYYHTINTSNQEYYEANFWFFVPEGPEESTRTLYYNGGDMNSGFLEYDVQATGILSFFANRTFNLSWEQSCNGDYYPTLSFADSPDNYILGILGN
- a CDS encoding DUF4302 domain-containing protein, with the translated sequence MKKLFYYISICFLSISVFSCDNDYDTIFEETPDQRLQQALDEYNSLIINAPQGWKAELTTGINRTYFYYFDFNEDGTVTMVSDFSQTTAGTPASSSWVIKALQKPTLSFNTYSYIHLPADPEGDVNGGANGEGLISDFEFSFSSVSEDSVILTGVQRCASLKLTPATENERSAILDQEILNVLDGVVQTTAAHKSMKMVLPDGDEVPVVIDVAQRVFGAQYQSENGGDILSFQTGFNFEIEGIKLSHPFEIKGYTIQYLFWDGEQSQITVDLDGETRVVGFDEPFIFEVSTPLSGELGEAYAGVLIPQGSGENPLSGQSDSFIASYNAAASYMASGPYQLTLREMELNFDASAKTMNLNVYISQTNNGSTSIFLAQYGYSYSVDADGLIKFSFLGANDNGWLIYGDLYDILFHIESDNFSTEYIGGDLNLIGGFFSEESPEFYFSGYLLRDM
- a CDS encoding helix-turn-helix transcriptional regulator, with protein sequence MNIKSFLPCAQLQPFIKSFLIIETHASEAVNTVFPDTSLVMALRYKGKVSYSVNNDANDLPTMVLTGLRRSARKMHYELNTGNILIIFKTGGARQFFREPLHLLFESSEPLDSLDGCSGRNRLEDQLSGAESHAHRIQIIQQFLLSRFRKLENDSLVDAAVQKISNTKGLIRVTELSNELCISVDAFEKRFREAVGTTPKRFSNVIRLQNVVKSHSKTKTLSELALDAGYFDQPHFNKDFKIFTGQTPSEFAARPIFW
- a CDS encoding antibiotic biosynthesis monooxygenase family protein, which codes for MTVKLTMLLVILVGGVAYAQTAKNQNDMNKNEITVFVDRFYVPKEAIVEFKERTKINRKFIEALDGFIEHAAYESYNDDGNLTLITIAKWESMEAIQKAKQKVQQKYKEEGFDLARMLKRLNITMERGLFKEEEL
- a CDS encoding DUF3108 domain-containing protein; translated protein: MKQNLLVVAAVLLSSFTYAQEALTPENIKLDASKIKDQSYQQKWFFIRDTTKMEIGSIKVDINKKGDELTVITHVELNQMKGATWVDSAVAKLPYMAPVYHSSYNPQRDMVLHYGDDVTGYYLDKSTNTKTEINDAVEGKYFDSNLYTNFIPWLPLNEGYQTKFTIYDYNPSASGLMTAVVSGVEKGEYRTEKAGKRPVWVVTVSDNIGGGKNDQKLYIDQETRQIWQQQISAGGRLMLLKTVED
- a CDS encoding tetratricopeptide repeat protein; translation: MKMLLIANLIIFSLCGNVLAQKIENYRDNLQKGYDQLEISEFDKASLAFTNVIDAFHEDEQAFAKKLYLGNGLTNEEMDQFVEISIYYTQALYLSGVIDLTLNRPYEAIYKLSAVMDFDSTNVDAMAALSYIYTQIYQYPRALEIITNALNLKPDNVDFLMDRASILGNLKMYDVAIEDIDKAISIDDYCSDC